The genomic window CATATTCAATATCACCATCCCAATAATAATGATCATAATTAACTGTTATTGCAGATTTTACACTTAGTGAGGAGTCGTAATCCTCATCAAATTTTTTCATTATCAATGACCTCCTTTTATTTTTACTTTACAAAGTTACTGTCCTGGCATATAATCTCTACTGTAGTTACTTTTCTTTTTGAAGAAAGGTTATACAAAACCTTTCTTCTTTTTAATTGGCCCTTTCAAGATTTCCGGGACCACGGGGCGGTAAAACCACCCCATGCACATAGGTTTAATAGCAGCGACCGTACAACGATTCCATCACCGAAGATGCCGTCCAGGAAGCTTTTATTGCGGCATTCAATAACTTTGACAGATTAAAAGATATAAAAAAATTTCATGCCTGGGTTGCCGTTATAGCTTCGAATAAAGCTATCGATATGATAAGAAAAAATTCCAGAATATATCCCTCGGACCAAATAGATAATTTACAGCAAAAATATTCTTTTGAAGATCCGTTAGACTTAATTCTTGATAAAGAAAATAAGCTGAAGATAATCAATGCTTTAAATAAGCTGAATTTATCCTACCGTCAAGTTGTAATATTAAGATACTATTATGACCTCCCATTTAAAGACATAGGAGAAGTTTTGGGTATTTCTGCAGCGGCAGTTAAAAGCAGATTTCATAGAGCAAAAAACACATTAAAGAAATTGTTGGAATCCCAAAAATCACAGGAGGGGCGCGAAGTTATATGAAGGAATATAAAGATGAATTTGATATGTATTTTTCCGAACAGATAAAAATAAAATCAAGACCGGTTTTTAGCCGGTCTTAACCGTTTTATTCAGGAGATATTAGAGAATGAAGCTGACAACATCGATAGTTTTTTCAATTATTTTATCGATAGAGTTCATTTCGATTATTTTTCCATCGATAATGATTTTCTCTGGAATATCAATAGTATATGGTATCAAAATGGATTCTTTTAGATCTTTCCGAGTTGCATAAAATACTATACCCGTACCTTCTCTGCCGCCTTCAAAAAGGTTAAAAGCACTAGAAAGATTAACCAATCTGTCTCGACATCTTATTCTTCTGCTAGAACTTCTGATGCTACTTCAGCAGCTTTTTGCCCTTCCACTGTTGAAAAAAGAACTGATTTTGGAGTTTTTACGTAGAGCAGAGCGTTG from Biomaibacter acetigenes includes these protein-coding regions:
- a CDS encoding RNA polymerase sigma factor, whose protein sequence is MTEDAVQEAFIAAFNNFDRLKDIKKFHAWVAVIASNKAIDMIRKNSRIYPSDQIDNLQQKYSFEDPLDLILDKENKLKIINALNKLNLSYRQVVILRYYYDLPFKDIGEVLGISAAAVKSRFHRAKNTLKKLLESQKSQEGREVI